From Acidobacteriota bacterium, a single genomic window includes:
- a CDS encoding helix-turn-helix transcriptional regulator yields MTTERVRPIEYWMSLARMGFEDDLHRLLSDQDISQAELADAIDTTPAYISKVLNGSSANFTIRTMAKLAQALDALVQIRLTRDGREVVRTLSVEEARAFDEARARRSADSVGEQTGAQFDFSGRTVNPKPGFGNLVNIQANG; encoded by the coding sequence ATGACGACTGAACGGGTACGACCTATCGAATACTGGATGTCCCTGGCTCGAATGGGATTCGAGGACGACTTGCATAGGCTCTTGTCTGACCAGGATATTTCGCAGGCAGAACTGGCTGATGCAATCGACACCACGCCCGCCTACATCAGCAAGGTACTTAACGGGTCTAGCGCCAATTTTACGATCAGGACCATGGCGAAGTTGGCCCAGGCCCTTGACGCCCTAGTTCAGATTCGCTTGACGAGAGACGGGCGTGAAGTCGTTCGAACCCTGAGCGTAGAAGAGGCGCGAGCCTTCGACGAAGCCCGTGCCCGAAGGTCAGCCGATAGCGTCGGAGAGCAAACGGGGGCGCAATTCGACTTTTCTGGCAGAACGGTCAATCCTAAGCCGGGCTTCGGAAATCTCGTGAACATCCAGGCCAATGGCTGA